Proteins encoded together in one Lathyrus oleraceus cultivar Zhongwan6 chromosome 5, CAAS_Psat_ZW6_1.0, whole genome shotgun sequence window:
- the LOC127081363 gene encoding uncharacterized protein LOC127081363 encodes MAEQEQESARVRAELDEIKGGMSQMREMLQALTFRFEIPQATVISETTGPAVEVPPQRTLPSTLPPYGLPYDFVPRAEVVHEMGQSVQQVVPLPVYTDARPVIHTVVPPAAYARHIPHYEDQNHMYQTVDSTVAGDKVRLEDFREVMENMQLLEKKFRDLEGDHVFGSAAKEMCLVSGLAIPTKFKTPDFDKYKGHTCPKSHLIMYYRKMAAHMEDDKLMIHCFQDSLSGAPSKWYLSLDQNRIRCFQDLSDAFIKHYKYNMDMAPDRRQLQSMFQHDKESFKEYAQRWRELASQVEPPLAEKELAELFIDTVQPQFYEKMVGSASLGFSELVAIGARVEYGVRNGKLAAVAGTLNANQKKFSGGFPRKKEGETNAVTVGQGRAPPRRRPQQYPPQQYVQQPIHYQQPMYPVQYAPQPYMAVVTPAFNQQPAQAYQAPPVYRPTPVQQRVVAPPAYQQAPAAPIYQQPRAQAPRQNAQNQNRKQGERATFNPIPMLYTELYPFLLQKGLVVPRPMGPPPDRLPPWYNPNAHCPFHEGAPGHDLEGCYALKHRVRELIESKILSFKDMGPNVKNNPLPPHGNPTVNAIEDASVGVTVDKVDDVKTPLAAFHARLVEAGMINVNHENCEECATYPKGCQVVRDNIQNLMNKGVLQISSAVKNEDVLVIEPCFNLPEPVEIPYYSGGVVPVNSKPSPVEICVPTPFPYESTKAVP; translated from the coding sequence ATGGCTGAACAAGAACAAGAGAGCGCCCGAGTTAGAGCAGAACTAGACGAAATCAAGGGAGGCATGTCCCAGATGCGAGAGATGTTGCAAGCTTTAACCTTCAGGTTTGAGATTCCGCAAGCGACCGTGATTTCAGAGACCACGGGCCCAGCAGTAGAAGTCCCACCTCAGAGGACGTTACCCTCAACCCTTCCTCCATATGGGTTACCTTATGACTTCGTCCCCCGAGCGGAGGTGGTGCACGAAATGGGGCAATCTGTCCAACAAGTCGTGCCATTACCGGTTTACACTGACGCACGTCCAGTCATCCATACTGTGGTTCCACCAGCTGCCTATGCTAGGCATATTCCTcattatgaagatcaaaaccACATGTATCAGACTGTCGACTCAACCGTTGCTGGTGACAAAGTAAGGCTTGAGGATTTCAGAGAAGTAATGGAGAACATGCAGCTCCTCGAGAAGAAGTTCCGAGATCTAGAAGGAGACCACGTCTTTGGATCTGCTGCCAAAGAAATGTGCCTGGTATCCGGGTTGGCCATTCCAACCAAATTCAAAACTCCGGACTTCGACAAATACAAGGGGCATACTTGTCCAAAGagccatctcatcatgtattaTCGAAAAATGGCTGCACACATGGAGGACGACAAGCTGATGATCCACTGCTTTCAAGACAGCTTGAGTGGGGCTCCTTCCAAGTGGTATTTGAGTCTGGATCAGAATAGGATCAGGTGTTTCCAAGACCTGTCAGACGCGTTCATAAAACATTACAAatacaatatggacatggcgcctgacagaagACAGTTGCAGAGCATGTTTCAGCATGACAAGGAGtccttcaaggagtatgctcagagatggagggagttggcttcTCAAGTTGAGCCGCCTCTAGCTGAGAAAGAATTGGCTGAACTGTTCATTGACACTGTCCAACCTCAATTCTACgagaagatggttggaagtgCTTCCCTGGGATTCTCGGAGCTTGTGGCTATAGGAGCTCGCGTTGAATATGGTGTAAGGAATGGAAAACTAGCGGCTGTAGCTGGAACTTTGAATGCCAATCAAAAGAAGTTCTCTGGAGGGTTTcccagaaagaaggaaggggaaacaaATGCTGTGACTGTTGGTCAGGGAAGAGCTCCTCCAAGAAGGAGACCACAACAATATCCACCTCAGCAGTATGTTCAACAACCAATTCACTATCAGCAACCCATGTATCCCGTCCAGTATGCTCCACAACCGTACATGGCTGTTGTGACGCCTGCGTTCAATCAACAGCCTGCTCAGGCTTATCAAGCGCCTCCAGTCTATCGACCAACTCCAGTTCAACAACGTGTTGTGGCTCCTCCAGCTTATCAACAAGCACCAGCAGCTCCCATTTATCAACAACCGAGAGCTCAAGCGCCGAGGCAAAATGCTCAGAACCAGAATAGGAAGCAAGGGGAGAGGGCGACCTTCAATCCAATCCCAATGTTGTACACTGAGTTGTATCCCTTCCTATTGCAAAAGGGGTTGGTAGTTCCCAGACCTATGGGACCCCCACCTGACCGTCTTCCTCCATGGTACAACCCTAATGCACACTGTCCTTTTCATGAAGGTGCCCCCGGGCATGACCTAGAGGGTTGTTACGCTCTAAAGCATAGGGTTCGTGAACTGATTGAGAGCAAGATCTTGTCTTTTAAGGACATGGGACCGAAtgtgaagaacaatcctcttcctCCCCATGGAAATCCTACGGTAAATGCCATTGAGGATGCTTCTGTTGGTGTTACGGTTGATAAGGTGGATGATGTAAAGACTCCTTTGGCAGCATTCCATGCCCGACTGGTGGAAGCTGGCATGATTAATGTTAATCATGAAAATTGTGAAGAGTGTGCCACATACCCAAAGGGATGTCAGGTGGTACGAGACAACATTCAAAATTTGATGAATAAAGGAGTGCTTCAAATATCCAGTGCTGTGAAGAACGAAGACGTGTTGGTAATTGAACCTTGTTTCAATTTACCCGAACCAGTGGAAATCCCATATTATAGTGGTGGAGTGGTTCCAGTGAATAGTAAACCGTCGCCTGTGGAAATATGTGTGCCCACGCCTTTTCCATATGAGAGCACCAAGGCTGTGCCTTAG